One segment of Cottoperca gobio chromosome 24, fCotGob3.1, whole genome shotgun sequence DNA contains the following:
- the otofa gene encoding otoferlin isoform X1 codes for MMALMVHLKTAAHLRGKGDRIAKVTFRGLSFYSRVAENCEEVAHFNEVFRWPIASRLDGNEMLEIQVYNYSKVFSNRLVGTFCMVLQKVAEEGHLELTDTLIDDNNTSIKTSVTIEIKYQSMDGTVGVWSDGEFLDVPDDRDGMFAFETDSLLSGQSHASGTSPGRSLQGSIPTFRKAGKGVFSAMKLGKIKSSKDDHKKGDEPAVLEMEAMRLAGPLDPDTISLASVTAVTTNVSNKRSKPDIKMEPGSGRPVDYQISITVIEARQLIGLNMDPVVCVEIGDEKKYTSMKESTNCPYYNEYFVFDFHVPPDVMFDKIIKISVIHSKNLLRSGTLVGNFKMDVGTVYSQPEHQFYHKWAIMSDPDDITAGCKGYVKCDIAVVGKGDNIKTPHKANETDEDDLEGNLLLPEGIPAERQWARFYVKIYRAEGLPKMNTTIMANVKKAFIGENRDLVDPYVQVHFAGQKGKTSVQKSSYEPIWNEQVVFTELFPPLCKRMKVQIRDSDKVNDVAIGTHFVDLRKISNEGDKGFLPTMGPAWANMYGSTRQYTLMDEHQDLNEGLGEGVSFRSRLLLSIAVEILDTTSPELMSSTEVQVEGVSNISESATGKIDEFFLFGSFLEATMIDRKIGDKAISFEITIGNYGNQIDGVSKPSSAKKKRKDGESEEEESELIQNSSEDEADEDADLVSVSSTPPMKPVVTDRNYFHLPYFEKKPCVYIKSWWQDQRRRLYNSNMMDKIADKLEEGLNDVQEIMKTEKAFPERRLRGVLEELSVGCSRFVILANKDVNQAGRTKLDRERLKSCMREMDSMGQQAKQIRTQVKKNTIREKLKLVQNFLQKLRFLADEPQHSIPDVFIWMMSNNKRIAYARIPSKDILYSIVDEETGKDCCKVKGVFLKLPGKKGFGPAGWTVQAKLELYLWLGLNKQRKDFLSGLPNGFEEIKSAKMGPGLHSVPPVSLLYNMKQVFQLRAHMYQARSLFAADNSGLSDPFARVFFSTHSQVTEVLSETLCPTWDQLLVFDDVELFGEASELRDDPPIIVVELYDQDTVGKAEFIGRTFAKPTIKMCEEYYGPPRFPPQLEYYQIYRGNCTAGELLAAFELLQIPFDPEVIRRALIAVHNFAVPQIKIGQGGRADLPPLEGSTDSERGPILPVPLGIRPILSRYRIEVLFWGLRDLKRINLALVDRPRVDIECAGRGVQSVLIQNYKKNPNFSTLVKWFEVDLPENELLHPPLNIRVVDCRAFGRYILVGSHAVTSLRRFIYSAPDKTSNNWATAAKLMNGYMVLANGGSQPRSSPSLSSRTLSRPAGDIIVDLDAEHPVRKMDTVVKLDATSDAVVKVDMTEEESDKEKKKKKKKKKGGMEEDDETDERVLDWWSKYFASIETLKETLRAQDAAQAEAEEREDLEIAAEAADIKHDDLPLKGSKTKEKSKEKKSYKDKKKGQAADGSEKRPVKAKVDELMVYNKELEAEYGNFADWLHTFNLYRGKAGDDDEHALDDDRIVGRFKGSLCMYKLPLSEEVTREAGFDPNMGMFQSIPHNDPINVLVRVYVVRATDLHPADINGKADPYVVIKLGKSEVKDKENYISKQLNPVFGKSFDIEATFPMESMLTVSVYDWDLVGTDDLIGETKIDLENRFYSKYRATCGISSKYSVHGYNIWRDPMKPSQILGKLCKDGKIDGPHYGPGGKVKVANRIFLGATEMEDENGLKKQTEEHLALTVLNHWEEIPRVGWKLVPEHVETRPLLNPDKPGIEQGRIEMWVDMFPMDMPAPGPAIDISPRKPKRYELRVIIWNTDEVILEDDDYFTGEKSSDIFVRGFELRVVIWNTDDVILEDDAFMTGEKMSDIYVRGWLKGQQEDKQDTDVHYHSLTGEGNFNWRFVYPFDYLMAEEKIVISKKESMFSWDETEYKIPPRLTLQVWDADHFSADDFLGAIELDLNRFPRGAKTAKQCSINMIRNEHELPTISIFKQKRVKGWWPFVARDENDEMELTGKVEAELHLVTAEEAEKSPVGLGRNEPDPLEKPNRPDTTFLWFLSPLKAIRYLVCNRYKWLIIKIVLAMLLLIMLGLFLYSMPGYLVKKLLGA; via the exons ACCAGCGTCACCATAGAGATCAAATACCAGTCAATGGATGGCACAGTGGGAGTGTGGAGCGACGGGGAGTTCTTGGATGTTCCTGACGACCGTGATGGGATGTTTGCCTTTGAAACAGACAGCTTGCTGTCAGGACAAAGCCACGCGTCGGGGACGTCTCCTGGACGATCCTTACAGGGATCCATACCGACCTTCAGGAA AGCGGGGAAGGGAGTTTTCTCAGCCATGAAGCTCGGCAAGATCAAGAGCTCTAAGGACGACCACAAGAAAGGAG ATGAGCCGGCGGTCCTGGAAATGGAGGCGATGCGTCTCGCTGGACCACTGGACCCCGACACCATCTCTCTGGCCTCGGTCACCGCCGTCACCACCAACGTCTCCAACAAGAG GTCAAAGCCGGATATCAAGATGGAGCCAGGCTCTGGACGCCCAGTGGAttatcag ATCAGCATCACAGTGATCGAGGCCCGGCAGCTGATAGGCCTCAACATGGaccctgtggtgtgtgtggagattGGTGACGAAAAGAAGTACACGTCTATGAAGGAGTCCACCAACTGCCCCTACTACAATGAG TATTTCGTCTTTGACTTCCACGTCCCTCCTGACGTCATGTTTGATAAAATCATCAAGATCTCA GTTATTCACTCTAAAAATCTTCTTCGGAGTGGCACCCTGGTGGGAAACTTCAAGATGGACGTTGGGACTGTTTACTCTCAGcctg AACATCAGTTTTACCACAAGTGGGCCATCATGTCCGATCCTGACGACATCACAGCGGGCTGTAAAGGATATGTGAAGTGTGACATCGCTGTGGTCGGGAAGGGCGACAACATCAAGACCCCACACAAGGCCAACGAGACAGATGAAGACGACTTAGAGGG GAACCTCCTGCTCCCCGAGGGCATCCCAGCAGAGAGGCAGTGGGCAAGGTTTTATGTGAAGATCTACCGCGCTGAGGGACTTCCTAAAATGAACACCACTATCATGGCTAATGTGAAGAAGGCCTTCATAGGAGAGAACAGAGACCTGGTGGACCCTTACGTTCAAGTCCATTTTGCTGGGCAGAAA GGGAAGACTTCAGTCCAGAAGAGCAGCTATGAACCGATCTGGAACGAGCAGGTCGTCTTCACCGAGCTGTTCCCTCCACTCTGCAAACGCATGAAGGTCCAGATACGAGACTCGGATAAGGTCAACGACGTCGCCATAGGAACCCACTTTGTTGACCTACGCAAGATATCAAATGAAGGTGACAAAG GGTTCCTGCCCACAATGGGTCCAGCCTGGGCCAACATGTACGGTTCCACCCGTCAGTACACTCTGATGGACGAGCACCAGGACCTGAACGAGGGTCTCGGAGAAGGCGTGTCCTTCAGATCCCGTCTCCTGCTCTCCATCGCTGTCGAGATCCTGGACACCACTTCACCCGAGCTCATGAGCTCCAccgaggtgcaggtggagggcGTCTCCAACATCTCAGAG AGCGCCACTGGGAAAATAGACGAGTTCTTCCTCTTTGGTTCCTTCCTGGAAGCCACAATGATCGACAGGAAGATCGGTGACAAAGCGATAAGTTTTGAAATCACGATAG GTAACTACGGCAACCAGATAGATGGTGTAAGCAAACCTTCGTCggcaaagaagaagaggaaagatggggagagtgaagaagaggagagcgaGCTCATACAGAACTCCAGTGAGGACGAGGCGGACGAGGACGCGGACCTGGTCTCCGtctcctccactcctccaaTGAAGCCCGTCGTCACCGACAG GAATTACTTCCATCTCCCCTACTTTGAAAAGAAGCCGTGTGTCTACATCAAAAGCTGGTGGCAGGACCAGAGAAGAAGACTTTACAACTCCAACATGATGGACAAGATCGCTGACAAGCTG GAAGAGGGTTTGAATGATGTTCAGGAGATCATGAAGACGGAGAAGGCTTTTCCAGAACGCAGACTGAGGGGAGTGCTGGAGGAGCTCAGCGTTGGCTGCAG TCGGTTTGTGATTCTGGCTAACAAGGACGTGAACCAGGCCGGCCGAACCAAACTGGATCGGGAGCGGCTCAAGTCCTGCATGAGAGAGATG GACAGCATGGGCCAGCAGGCCAAGCAGATCCGCACTCaggtgaagaaaaacacaatccGAGAGAAACTCAAGCTGGTGCAGAACTTCCTGCAGAAGCTTCGTTTCCTCGCCGACGAG CCTCAGCACAGCATCCCAGATGTTTTCATCTGGATGATGAGCAACAACAAGCGCATCGCCTACGCCCGAATCCCTTCCAAAGACATTCTCTACTCCATCGTGGATGAGGAAACGGGAAAAGACTGCTGCAAAGTCAAAGGTGTCTTCCTAAAG CTGCCTGGTAAGAAGGGCTTTGGCCCTGCAGGCTGGACAGTTCAGGCGAAGCTGGAGTTGTATCTGTGGCTCGGCCTCAACAAGCAAAGGAAGGACTTCCTCAGCGGTCTGCCGAACGGTTTTGAAGAAATCAAATCCGCTAAAATGGGCCCCGGTCTTCATTCTGTGCCCCCCGTCAGCCTCCTCTACAACA TGAAGCAGGTGTTTCAGCTGAGAGCACACATGTACCAGGCCCGCAGTCTGTTTGCTGCTGACAACAGTGGCCTTTCGGATCCCTTCGCTCGGGTCTTCTTCTCCACACACAGCCAAGTTACCGAG GTCCTGAGCGAGACTCTCTGCCCTACGTGGGACCAGCTGCTGGTGTTTGACGACGTGGAGCTGTTCGGGGAGGCCAGTGAGCTGAGAGACGACCCTCCGATCATTGTAGTGGAACTCTATGACCAGGACACTGTG GGCAAGGCAGAGTTCATAGGTCGGACGTTTGCAAAGCCAACCATCAAGATGTGTGAAGAGTACTACGGCCCCCCGAGGTTCCCACCGCAGCTGGAGTACTACCAGATTTACAGAGGGAACTGCACTGCTGGGGAACTGCTGGCTGCCTTTGAGCTGCTGCAG ATACCTTTCGACCCGGAGGTGATTAGGCGAGCTCTGATCGCTGTCCATAACTTTGCTGTTCCTCAAATAAAG ATTGGTCAAGGAGGGAGGGCCGATCTGCCTCCCCTCGAAGGGTCGACAGATTCGGAGCGTGGACCCATTCTGCCTGTGCCTTTGGGCATCCGACCCATCCTGAGTCGCTACCGCATAGAG GTTTTGTTTTGGGGCTTAAGGGACCTGAAGAGGATCAACCTGGCTCTGGTGGATCGGCCCCGTGTGGACATAGAGTGTGCAGGCAGAGGTGTGCAGTCTGTCCTCATCCAGAACTATAAGAAGAACCCCAACTTCAGCACCCTGGTTAAATGGTTCGAGGTG GACCTTCCAGAGAATGagcttctccaccctcctctcaACATCCGGGTGGTGGACTGCCGGGCATTTGGCCGTTACATACTGGTGGGGTCCCACGCTGTCACCAGCCTGAGACGTTTCATCTACAGCGCCCCGGACAAGACCTCCAACAACTGGGCCACTGCAG CTAAGCTAATGAATGGGTACATGGTCCTTGCCAATGGCGGCTCCCAGCCTCGCTCCTCACCCAGCCTTTCCTCCCGCACCCTCTCTCGCCCCGCAGGTGACATCATCGTCGACTTGGACGCAGAGCATCCAGTCCGAAAGATGGACACGGTTGTCAAGTTAGACGCT ACGTCTGACGCTGTTGTAAAAGTTGACATG actgaagaggagagtgacaaagagaaaaagaagaagaagaagaaaaagaagggcGGCATGGAGGAAGACGATGAGACCGATGAGAGAGTGCTGGACTGGTGGTCCAAATATTTCGCTTCAATAGAGACACTGAAGGAG ACCCTCAGAGCCCAGGACGCGGCTCAGGCAGAggcggaggagagagaggacctGGAGATAGCTGCAGAGGCAGCAG ATATCAAACATGATGACCTTCCTCTGAAAGGCTCCAAGACGAAGGAAAagagcaaagagaagaagagctacaaggacaagaagaaggGTCAGGCTGCGGACGGCTCCGAGAAACGACCGGTTAAAGCAAAGGTGGACGAGCTGATG GTGTACAACAAGGAGCTGGAGGCTGAGTACGGCAACTTCGCAGACTGGCTCCACACTTTCAACTTGTACAGAGGAAAGGCTGGGGATGACGACGAACACGCTCTGGATGACGACAGGATTGTTGGCAGATTCAAG GGATCCTTATGTATGTACAAGCTACCTCTGTCTGAGGAAGTCACGAGAGAGGCCGGATTCGATCCTAATATGGGCATGTTCCAGAGCATCCCACATAATGATCCAATCAACGTCCTTGTCCGTGTCTATGTGGTCAGA GCTACAGATCTGCATCCTGCTGATATCAATGGGAAGGCTGATCCATATGTCGTCATCAAGCTGGGCAAGTCAGAGGTCAAGGACAAAGAGAACTACATCTCCAAACAGCTCAATCCTGTATTTGGCAA ATCCTTTGACATCGAGGCCACGTTCCCCATGGAGTCCATGCTAACTGTGTCGGTGTACGACTGGGACCTGGTCGGCACTGACGACCTGATCGGAGAGACAAAGATTGACTTGGAGAATCGTTTCTACAGCAAATACAGAGCCACCTGTGGCATTTCATCCAAATATtctgt CCATGGATACAATATTTGGCGGGACCCTATGAAGCCCAGTCAGATCCTGGGGAAGCTCTGTAAAGACGGCAAGATCGACGGACCTCATTATGGGCCGGGAGGCAAAGTCAAGGTGGCCAATCGAATCTTCCTTGGAGCTACAGAGATGGAGGATGAAAATG GTCTAAAGAAGCAGACTGAGGAGCACTTAGCTCTGACGGTGCTGAACCACTGGGAGGAGATCCCGAGGGTCGGCTGGAAGCTCGTCCCTGAACACGTGGAGACCAGACCCCTGCTGAACCCCGACAAACCCGGCATCGAACAG GGCCGTATTGAGATGTGGGTGGATATGTTTCCTATGGACATGCCTGCTCCTGGACCTGCGATCGACATATCACCACGGAAACCAAAGAG ATATGAGCTCAGGGTGATTATTTGGAATACAGACGAAGTAATACTGGAGGACGATGATTACTTCACTGGGGAAAAGTCCAGTGACATATTTGTCAGGGG CTTTGAGCTTCGTGTTGTTATTTGGAACACTGATGACGTAATTCTAGAGGACGATGCTTtcatgacaggagagaagatGTCTGACATCTATGTCAGGGG ATGGCTGAAAGGGCAGCAGGAGGACAAGCAGGACACAGATGTGCACTATCACTCCCTTACTGGTGAGGGAAACTTTAACTGGCGCTTTGTCTACCCCTTCGATTACCTCATGGCTGAGGAGAAGATCGTCATCTCCAAGAAGGAGTCCATGTTCTCCTGGGATGAGACTGAATATAAGATCCCTCCTCGCCTCACGCTGCAGGTCTGGGACGCTGATCACTTCTCTGCTGACGACTTCCTGG GTGCGATTGAGTTGGACCTAAACCGGTTCCCTCGTGGCGCCAAGACGGCCAAGCAGTGTTCCATCAACATGATCCGAAATGAGCATGAGCTGCCCACCATTTCCATCTTCAAACAAAAGAGGGTGAAGGGCTGGTGGCCGTTTGTAGCTCGCGATGAGAACGATGAAATGGAGTTAACG GGTAAAGTAGAAGCTGAGCTTCATCTGGTGACAGCAGAGGAGGCGGAGAAAAGTCCTGTAGGACTGGGACGGAATGAGCCTGATCCACTGGAAAAACCAAA TCGCCCAGACACCACCTTCCTGTGGTTCCTGAGCCCACTGAAAGCCATCCGCTACCTGGTGTGCAACCGCTACAAGTGGCTGATCATCAAGATTGTGCTGGCCATGCTGCTGCTCATCATGCTGGGCCTCTTCCTCTACAGCATGCCGGGCTACCTTGTCAAGAAGCTGCTGGGGGCCTGA